A genomic region of Candidatus Eremiobacteraceae bacterium contains the following coding sequences:
- the smc gene encoding chromosome segregation protein SMC, with product MYLKSIDIFGFKTFADRTRLVFEPGISAIVGPNGSGKSNFVDAVRWVLGEQSAKQLRGARMDEVIFAGNSRRRALGMAEVTLTFDNADGALATPYNEVAVTRRVYRSGDGEYFLNRTQVRLRDVMDLLLGTGLGPDASAIISQGQIDAILSAKPESRREVFEEAAGTSKYQARKREAQRRLEQTDTNAVRINDVIVELEQQVPAMEQAVRRAKRYRKVTGRLRDLEIVSYVRKTAQRRDERAGLVGVLGVEEAERAAADAQTATLQADASKARYDEYQATIALDERNAARSSAAQAVQELATAQAGAQARSEENDRRCVAFATEVETATRDVADAETLVETLGGELSAAREQRDAALRAAEAAALAEAEGSGRWEAAYAALRAVEDRRAQAAAAAAESEAASVAARTDRERVAQTGAQVEADLRTASAKAETETSRARSLASAVADLDGAIERLTAEAAAASSAREEAEAVMERARAALEGARSKVIGINARLSALREIEEHGIGVPAGVKAVVAEHAAERLDGVVGIISDLIQVDGRFAAAIDIALGGRVHDVVTRTAADAQAAIAMLDTTKSGRATFLPLDLARQVALPLVRDVSAASGFVGRASELVSCADEVRGAVDHLLRDVVVVDALDTALKLAPSLLPATIVTLGGEVVRNASITGGKGDADTGPLARRAALTSLGRDAAAADADVQSAEAVFDAARVSVAAAATVVEESSKRRVDAQLQRRDDYAELERALDDATQFALRIDALTRELATAVADLHTAAGAADRHAALALESRDTASTLEHERATAASHADDLQRSLSSLRDAHRMAAADAAALVERVAQAGDDVEAARSRVVASRKTREERIAALAGARDERERGREDLESIGAARAESDTALNAVQAEADELRAKRDELSARARSLEERLNSQSAQRQARSLELERHRIRLAEIDAEMSMLASSFAQNPATQAECDEVAARYAGFEGDADDDIRRLREELGRLGNVNLSASEDQTALLDRREFLRQQLADLQAARASVLAVIADIDAESVRQFNATFEKIAVEFGETFARLFSGGVGKIWLAEASDPTQAGIEIAAQPPGKKMQSLNLLSGGERAMTAVALIFAILRVRPSPFYIFDEIDAALDEANVGRFGGALMDVARSAQTIIITHNKATMTLADRLYGITMGEPGASSVLSLALEKIGA from the coding sequence ATCTACCTCAAGAGCATCGATATTTTCGGTTTCAAGACGTTTGCGGACCGCACGCGCTTGGTTTTCGAACCCGGCATTTCAGCGATCGTCGGCCCCAACGGTTCGGGCAAATCGAATTTCGTCGATGCCGTGCGTTGGGTGTTGGGCGAGCAGAGCGCGAAACAATTGCGCGGCGCGCGCATGGACGAGGTCATCTTCGCCGGCAACAGCCGGCGCCGCGCGCTTGGAATGGCCGAAGTCACCCTGACCTTCGACAACGCCGACGGTGCGCTCGCCACGCCGTACAACGAAGTCGCCGTCACGCGGCGCGTCTACCGCAGCGGCGATGGCGAATATTTCCTCAATAGAACGCAAGTCCGGCTCCGCGACGTCATGGATCTGCTTCTCGGCACCGGTCTTGGCCCCGATGCGTCCGCCATAATCTCGCAAGGTCAGATCGACGCGATCCTGTCGGCCAAACCGGAGTCGCGGCGCGAGGTTTTTGAAGAAGCGGCGGGCACGAGCAAATATCAGGCGCGCAAGCGTGAGGCGCAGCGCCGTCTGGAACAGACCGATACCAATGCGGTGCGCATCAACGACGTGATCGTCGAGTTGGAGCAGCAAGTTCCCGCCATGGAACAGGCCGTTCGCCGCGCCAAGCGCTACCGGAAGGTCACCGGCAGGCTGCGCGATCTCGAAATCGTCTCGTACGTCCGCAAGACCGCGCAGAGGCGCGACGAACGCGCCGGACTTGTCGGCGTGCTCGGCGTTGAAGAAGCCGAACGCGCCGCGGCGGATGCGCAGACGGCCACGCTGCAAGCGGATGCCTCCAAGGCGCGTTACGACGAATATCAGGCCACCATCGCCCTCGACGAGCGCAACGCAGCGCGCTCGAGCGCCGCTCAAGCCGTCCAAGAACTCGCCACGGCGCAAGCCGGCGCGCAGGCACGCTCGGAAGAAAACGACCGGCGTTGCGTCGCATTCGCCACCGAGGTCGAAACGGCGACGCGCGATGTCGCCGACGCCGAGACTCTTGTGGAAACTTTGGGCGGCGAGCTCTCCGCCGCACGCGAACAGCGCGATGCGGCGTTGCGAGCCGCAGAAGCGGCCGCGCTCGCCGAGGCGGAAGGGTCCGGCCGCTGGGAGGCCGCGTACGCCGCACTGCGTGCGGTTGAAGACCGTCGTGCGCAAGCAGCAGCGGCGGCCGCCGAAAGTGAAGCGGCGTCGGTCGCCGCGCGCACGGATCGCGAGCGCGTCGCGCAGACCGGCGCTCAGGTCGAAGCAGACCTGCGAACCGCAAGCGCAAAGGCCGAAACCGAAACTTCGCGCGCGCGCAGCCTCGCCTCCGCCGTGGCCGACCTTGACGGCGCGATCGAGCGCCTCACAGCCGAAGCCGCCGCAGCCTCGAGCGCACGCGAAGAAGCTGAAGCTGTTATGGAACGGGCACGTGCCGCTCTGGAAGGGGCGCGATCCAAAGTCATCGGGATCAACGCCCGTCTTTCGGCTTTGCGAGAAATCGAGGAGCACGGCATCGGCGTGCCGGCCGGCGTGAAGGCCGTGGTCGCCGAGCATGCGGCCGAACGCCTCGACGGCGTGGTCGGCATCATCTCGGACCTCATCCAAGTCGACGGCCGTTTTGCCGCGGCGATCGACATCGCGCTCGGCGGCCGCGTGCACGACGTCGTCACGCGCACCGCCGCGGATGCACAAGCCGCCATCGCGATGCTGGACACGACGAAAAGCGGCCGCGCCACGTTTCTGCCGCTCGACCTCGCGCGCCAGGTCGCACTCCCGCTCGTGCGCGACGTCTCCGCCGCGAGTGGATTCGTCGGCCGCGCCAGCGAGCTGGTCTCATGCGCCGATGAAGTTCGCGGAGCCGTCGATCACCTGTTGCGCGATGTCGTCGTCGTCGATGCGCTCGATACCGCGCTGAAACTCGCGCCGTCGCTGCTGCCGGCCACCATCGTGACGTTGGGCGGCGAAGTGGTTCGAAACGCGTCGATCACGGGCGGCAAGGGAGACGCCGACACCGGACCGCTCGCACGCCGCGCTGCGCTGACATCGCTTGGTCGCGATGCCGCGGCGGCCGACGCAGACGTGCAAAGTGCGGAAGCCGTTTTCGACGCCGCGCGAGTGTCGGTCGCAGCGGCAGCCACCGTCGTCGAAGAATCGTCCAAGCGCCGCGTCGACGCGCAACTGCAACGCAGAGACGACTACGCCGAGCTCGAGCGCGCGCTGGACGACGCCACACAATTCGCGCTTCGCATCGACGCGCTGACCCGCGAACTTGCAACCGCGGTTGCGGATCTCCACACGGCGGCTGGGGCTGCAGACCGGCATGCGGCGCTTGCCCTTGAAAGCCGCGACACCGCGAGCACGCTCGAACACGAGCGGGCCACCGCCGCTTCGCATGCAGACGATTTGCAGCGCAGCTTGAGCTCGCTGCGCGACGCGCACCGCATGGCCGCCGCCGATGCCGCAGCGCTCGTGGAACGCGTTGCTCAGGCCGGAGACGACGTCGAGGCGGCGCGAAGCCGGGTCGTCGCGTCGCGGAAAACGCGCGAAGAGCGAATCGCAGCGCTCGCCGGTGCTCGCGACGAACGCGAGCGCGGTCGAGAGGACCTCGAATCCATCGGCGCCGCTCGGGCGGAATCGGACACCGCTTTGAATGCGGTCCAAGCCGAGGCGGACGAGCTTCGCGCCAAACGCGATGAGCTCAGCGCGCGCGCGCGATCGCTTGAGGAGCGCCTGAACTCGCAGTCCGCGCAACGGCAGGCGCGGTCGTTAGAATTGGAGCGCCACCGCATCCGCCTGGCCGAGATCGATGCGGAGATGTCGATGCTCGCATCGTCGTTCGCGCAAAACCCGGCCACGCAGGCGGAGTGCGATGAGGTCGCCGCACGTTATGCCGGCTTCGAGGGCGACGCCGATGACGATATCCGGCGGCTGCGCGAAGAGCTCGGCCGTCTCGGAAACGTCAATCTCAGCGCGTCCGAGGATCAAACCGCGCTGCTCGACCGGCGCGAATTCCTCCGCCAACAGCTCGCAGATCTGCAGGCGGCCCGCGCGAGCGTGCTCGCCGTCATCGCCGATATCGACGCGGAATCCGTCCGGCAGTTCAACGCCACCTTCGAGAAGATCGCCGTCGAGTTCGGCGAGACATTTGCGCGCCTCTTCAGCGGCGGCGTCGGCAAGATCTGGCTGGCCGAAGCGAGCGACCCCACGCAGGCCGGGATCGAGATCGCCGCGCAGCCGCCCGGAAAGAAGATGCAGAGCCTCAATCTGCTGTCCGGCGGCGAACGCGCCATGACCGCCGTCGCGCTCATCTTCGCCATCTTGCGTGTGCGGCCGAGTCCGTTCTACATCTTCGACGAAATCGATGCAGCGCTGGACGAAGCCAACGTCGGCCGGTTCGGCGGCGCCCTCATGGACGTCGCGCGATCTGCGCAGACGATCATCATCACCCACAACAAAGCCACGATGACGTTGGCCGATCGTCTGTACGGCATCACGATGGGCGAGCCGGGCGCATCGAGCGTGCTGTCGCTTGCGCTGGAGAAGATCGGGGCCTAA
- the rnc gene encoding ribonuclease III, translated as MSESIGRRRALRAFGVRLRLKAAATDEWRLLDEALTHDSFAHEGGRAKPAASPRPASNERLEFLGDAVVGAAVADYLFRRHPKESEGELSRRRAALVSRAALAATAQRWDVGPLLLLGKGEAAAHGERRPSILAATAEAVIGAVFLAEGFTAASKFVMREHLAHADEDAAADPKTALQELLQGRFKRAPAYAVTSEAGPAHARTFSISVFLGSDLLGTGAGPTKKLAQAAAAADALHRLRR; from the coding sequence GTGTCGGAGTCGATCGGCCGCCGCCGTGCCTTGCGAGCGTTCGGCGTGCGGCTGCGGCTCAAGGCGGCCGCGACCGACGAGTGGCGACTGCTCGACGAAGCGCTGACACACGATTCGTTCGCACATGAAGGCGGCCGCGCCAAGCCAGCGGCGAGTCCTCGGCCGGCCTCAAACGAGCGGCTTGAGTTTCTCGGCGATGCGGTGGTCGGGGCGGCTGTCGCGGACTATCTCTTTCGTCGTCATCCAAAGGAATCCGAAGGCGAACTGTCGCGCCGGCGAGCCGCGTTGGTGTCGCGGGCCGCTCTCGCCGCGACGGCACAACGATGGGATGTGGGACCGCTTCTCTTGCTCGGCAAGGGCGAAGCTGCGGCGCACGGCGAGCGCCGGCCGTCGATTCTCGCGGCGACTGCTGAAGCCGTCATCGGCGCGGTCTTCCTCGCGGAAGGCTTCACCGCAGCGAGCAAGTTCGTGATGCGCGAGCATCTCGCGCACGCTGACGAGGATGCGGCGGCGGATCCGAAGACCGCGCTGCAAGAGCTCTTGCAAGGCCGCTTCAAACGGGCGCCGGCATACGCCGTCACTTCGGAAGCAGGACCGGCGCACGCGCGGACATTCTCCATTTCCGTTTTCTTGGGCAGCGACTTGCTGGGAACCGGCGCAGGTCCGACGAAGAAGTTGGCGCAAGCCGCGGCAGCCGCGGACGCGCTTCACCGATTGCGCCGCTGA
- the fabF gene encoding beta-ketoacyl-ACP synthase II yields MPSSRRVVVTGLGAVTPLGNNVPEFWANVLAGKSGVRAITLFDASAMPTRIAAEVRGFEPGELIGKKEARRMDRFAQFAFVAAKQAVADAKLVITDDNRDRIGVIFASGIGGILTLEDQHRILLERGPDRVSPFFIPMLMGNSAPGQISIALGVHGPTQTTVSACASSNNAIGDAYRMIANGDVDVIVSGGSEAAITPLAVAGFCSMKAMSTRNDDPAAASRPFDRGRDGFVLAEGGGALILEELEFAKARGAHIYAELIGYGQSSDAYHIVTPDPSARGVRMAMQRAIADADASPDDVDYINAHATSTGLGDLAEVQACAAVFGARAPTLPMSSNKSMFGHALGAAGALEGICTVLTLRDGILPPTINYTDPDPECPVDCVPNVARKASPEVALSSSFGFGGHNAVLVFRTYAA; encoded by the coding sequence ATGCCTTCATCAAGACGCGTCGTCGTCACGGGCCTCGGCGCAGTGACCCCTCTCGGCAACAACGTTCCGGAATTTTGGGCGAACGTCCTCGCCGGCAAGAGCGGCGTCCGCGCGATCACGTTGTTCGATGCGAGCGCCATGCCGACGCGCATAGCCGCCGAAGTGCGCGGCTTCGAACCCGGCGAGTTGATCGGCAAAAAAGAGGCGCGGCGCATGGACCGCTTCGCGCAGTTCGCGTTCGTCGCAGCGAAACAGGCTGTGGCCGATGCCAAACTCGTCATCACCGACGACAATCGCGACCGGATCGGCGTCATCTTCGCGTCGGGGATCGGCGGCATCCTCACGCTCGAGGATCAGCACAGGATCTTGCTCGAACGCGGGCCCGATCGCGTCTCCCCGTTCTTCATTCCAATGCTGATGGGCAATAGCGCTCCCGGCCAGATCTCCATCGCGCTTGGCGTCCACGGGCCTACGCAGACCACGGTCTCAGCGTGCGCATCCTCGAACAACGCCATCGGCGATGCCTATCGCATGATCGCGAACGGCGACGTCGACGTCATCGTGTCCGGCGGATCGGAAGCGGCCATAACCCCGCTGGCGGTCGCCGGATTTTGCTCGATGAAAGCCATGTCCACGCGCAACGACGATCCGGCCGCCGCGAGCCGGCCGTTCGACCGCGGCCGCGACGGTTTCGTCTTGGCGGAAGGCGGCGGCGCGCTCATCCTTGAGGAGCTCGAGTTCGCCAAAGCGCGCGGCGCGCATATCTACGCGGAGCTCATCGGATACGGGCAGTCGTCCGACGCCTATCACATCGTCACGCCCGATCCGTCCGCACGGGGCGTGCGGATGGCCATGCAGCGGGCGATCGCCGACGCGGATGCTTCCCCCGACGACGTCGACTACATCAACGCGCACGCCACCTCGACCGGCCTCGGCGATCTCGCCGAGGTGCAGGCATGTGCCGCGGTTTTCGGTGCGCGCGCGCCAACGTTGCCGATGAGTTCGAACAAGTCTATGTTCGGCCATGCGCTAGGAGCCGCCGGCGCGCTCGAAGGCATTTGCACCGTCTTGACGCTGCGCGACGGAATCTTGCCGCCGACGATCAACTACACCGATCCGGACCCCGAGTGCCCCGTCGATTGCGTGCCCAACGTGGCGCGAAAGGCGTCGCCGGAGGTCGCACTATCGAGCTCGTTTGGCTTTGGCGGCCACAACGCCGTGCTCGTTTTCCGGACGTACGCCGCCTAG
- a CDS encoding fatty acid desaturase, translated as MIGLWTVNLGALLVFVPGSFSWSAVAVMFALWYITGGIGVSLCFHRTLTHRSLVLAKPIEYAMALFGSLALQGGPISWVATHRIHHAHSDKDGDPHDARRGLLWTHMQWLYQPNEARPSREEKSRYAADLLQDPFLRFLEARSVWLQVALGVALFAIGGLPWLVWGIFVRLVAVYHITWLVNSASHRFGYRTYLTTDKSTNCWWVGLLAWGEGWHNNHHAFPFSARHGMRWFEFDQTWVVIRILAALRLASAVRLPSEAMKQRRLVRNMSNLAAS; from the coding sequence ATGATCGGCCTTTGGACCGTCAACTTGGGCGCGCTGCTGGTGTTCGTGCCGGGTAGTTTCAGTTGGTCCGCCGTCGCGGTGATGTTCGCTTTATGGTATATCACCGGCGGCATCGGCGTGTCGTTGTGCTTTCACCGGACGTTGACGCACCGAAGCCTCGTGCTTGCAAAACCGATCGAGTACGCCATGGCGCTGTTCGGCTCGTTGGCGCTCCAAGGCGGGCCGATCAGTTGGGTCGCGACGCATCGCATCCATCACGCGCACTCCGACAAAGACGGTGATCCTCACGACGCGCGGCGCGGGTTGCTCTGGACGCACATGCAATGGCTCTATCAGCCGAACGAAGCACGGCCGTCGCGAGAAGAAAAATCCCGCTATGCCGCCGATCTTCTGCAAGACCCGTTCTTGCGGTTTCTCGAGGCGCGGTCCGTGTGGCTGCAGGTCGCGCTCGGCGTCGCGCTCTTCGCGATCGGCGGATTGCCGTGGCTCGTGTGGGGCATCTTCGTCCGGCTCGTCGCCGTCTACCACATCACGTGGCTCGTGAACAGCGCGTCTCACCGGTTCGGGTATCGCACCTATCTGACGACCGACAAGTCGACGAACTGCTGGTGGGTCGGCCTCCTCGCGTGGGGCGAAGGTTGGCACAACAACCATCACGCGTTTCCGTTCTCGGCTCGTCATGGCATGCGCTGGTTCGAATTTGATCAGACGTGGGTCGTGATCCGCATTTTGGCGGCTCTGCGGCTTGCATCTGCCGTGCGGTTGCCGAGCGAAGCGATGAAGCAACGGCGGCTCGTTCGCAATATGTCGAATTTGGCGGCGTCGTAG